A portion of the Carya illinoinensis cultivar Pawnee chromosome 11, C.illinoinensisPawnee_v1, whole genome shotgun sequence genome contains these proteins:
- the LOC122282294 gene encoding uncharacterized protein LOC122282294, with translation MELKFLGKSYSRCNGHAGNTRSWARLDRSLVDQKFLGAFPDSVMRYLPRTSSDHAPMVISLVKSFEGYGPAPFRFQQMWVDHVDFARCVREVWDQTDDSGALMKLVAKLKRVRVALKAWNKVVFGWTSGHIQELEDRIERLDE, from the coding sequence ATGGAATTGAAATTCTTGGGTAAGAGTTATTCAAGGTGCAATGGGCATGCTGGTAATACACGGAGTTGGGCTCGTTTGGATCGTTCCTTGGTAGATCAAAAATTTCTTGGTGCATTTCCGGATTCAGTTATGAGATATTTACCTCGTACATCATCGGATCATGCTCCTATGGTCATTTCGTTAGTGAAGAGTTTTGAAGGCTATGGGCCAGCGCCATTCCGttttcagcaaatgtgggtggATCATGTTGATTTTGCTAGATGTGTTCGTGAGGTTTGGGATCAAACTGATGACAGTGGTGCTCTCATGAAACTGGTGGCAAAATTAAAAAGGGTGAGAGTTGCTCTAAAAGCATGGAATAAGGTAGTTTTTGGGTGGACAAGTGGGCACATTCAAGAGTTGGAGGATCGCATAGAGAGGCTGGATGAGTAG
- the LOC122280643 gene encoding probable serine/threonine-protein kinase PBL15 — translation MRNLVSLKGMLHAQPIILFQKHSPFSPPPLTMTRQSKPWRPFTTNCCSAEDQTTFRNFSRCRPSRSEFSKNIAPLPSFRKLSYSDLSRSSSTRINEDLAQSFGSELYDFQLSELRAITQNFSSNFLLGEGGFGTVHKGYADENLRQGLKAQAVAVKLLDIEGLQGHREWLAEVIFLGQLRHPHLVKLIGYCCEDEERLLVYEFMPRGSLENHLFKRISISLPWGTRVKIAIGAAKGLAFLHGAEQPVIYRDFKTSNVLLDSDFTAKLSDFGLAKMGPEGSNTHVTTRVMGTYGYAAPEYVSTGHLTTKSDVYSFGVVLLELVTGRRSMDKSRAKSEQNLVDWAKPYLSSSRRLRCIIDPRLAGQYSVKGAKEMALLSLQCISLNPKDRPRMPAVVEGLERLQHYKDMAVTCGQWPTSPKSTRSGVSTKSKMESARRVGNQRKSSPITPTRKT, via the exons ATGAGAAACTTGGTCTCTTTGAAAGGCATGCTTCATGCACAACCCATTATCCTATTCCAAAAGCACTCTCCTTTTTCTCCCCCTCCTCTCACTATGACAAGACAATCAAAGCCCTGGAGACCTTTCACAACAAATTGCTGTTCTGCTGAAGACCAGACAACTTTTAGAAACTTCAGTCGTTGCAGGCCGTCAAGGTCAGAGTTCTCTAAGAACATCGCTCCGTTGCCTTCGTTTCGGAAGTTGTCGTACTCTGATCTCAGTCGATCTTCATCGACACGCATCAACGAAGATCTTGCACAGTCTTTTGGGTCAGAGCTGTACGATTTTCAGCTGAGCGAGCTGCGTGCCATTACTCAGAATTTCTCGAGCAACTTCTTGTTAGGAGAAGGGGGTTTTGGGACTGTCCATAAGGGCTATGCGGATGAGAATTTAAGGCAGGGTTTGAAGGCTCAGGCTGTTGCTGTGAAGCTTCTCGACATTGAAGGCTTGCAAGGACACCGCGAATGGCTT GCTGAGGTAATATTTCTGGGGCAGCTTAGACATCCACATCTTGTTAAACTGATCGGATATTGTTGCGAGGATGAAGAACGGCTTCTTGTATACGAGTTCATGCCACGAGGCAGCTTAGAGAATCACTTATTCAAAA GGATTTCAATATCATTGCCATGGGGAACAAGAGTGAAGATTGCAATAGGAGCAGCCAAAGGACTTGCGTTCTTGCATGGCGCTGAGCAGCCTGTCATTTACCGCGACTTCAAAACTTCCAATGTCTTGCTAGACTCT GATTTTACAGCCAAATTGTCAGATTTCGGGCTTGCAAAGATGGGGCCTGAGGGATCTAATACACACGTTACAACTCGAGTGATGGGTACCTACGGCTATGCTGCCCCAGAATATGTCTCGACAG GTCACTTGACTACAAAAAGCGATGTTTACAGCTTCGGGGTGGTGCTGCTGGAACTTGTAACGGGAAGAAGATCAATGGACAAATCAAGAGCAAAGAGTGAACAAAACCTCGTTGATTGGGCCAAACCTTACCTGAGCAGTAGCCGAAGATTGCGTTGTATTATTGACCCAAGACTTGCAGGTCAGTATTCTGTGAAGGGAGCAAAGGAAATGGCTCTTCTGTCATTGCAGTGCATAAGTTTGAACCCCAAAGATAGGCCAAGGATGCCTGCCGTTGTTGAAGGCCTTGAAAGGCTGCAGCATTACAAGGACATGGCAGTCACCTGTGGGCAATGGCCAACATCACCAAAATCTACCAGAAGTGGAGTCTCTACAAAATCGAAGATGGAGAGCGCCAGAAGAGTTGGAAATCAAAGGAAATCGTCTCCTATCACTCCCACTCGGAAAACATGA